The stretch of DNA AAATGTTGATAGAGAACAAAGAAAATCAGTAATTTCACCTGTAAATGGAATTATTAATAAACTCTATTTTTATACAGAAGGTGGAATTGTAAAACCTGGTGATAAAATGGCTGAAATTACTCCCATAGAAGATTCCTTAACAATAGAAGCAAAAATCAAGAGTTCAGATAGAGCATTTATTTGGGAAGGTCAAGATGTATCTGTTGAAATTACAGCTTATGATTTTTCTAAATATGGTTTATTAAATGGAAAATTAATTTCTATTTCTCCTGATAGCTTTGAAGATAGAAATGGTTCAATTTTTTATATAGCAAAAATAAAAGCAGATGTAAACCAATTTGCACCAGATCTTCCGATTTTACCAGGGATGGTTGCAAATGTTAATATTTTGACAGGAAAAAAGACAGTACTTCAATATATAATTAAACCACTTAAAGATATTAGTAAAAATGCTTTAAGTGAACAATAATTCAAAATTGCTTTTAAATAAAATTATTTTAATAATGAAATAAGAGAAAATAAAATATAATGAAAGTTATTACTACAAAAGGATTGATGTGTTTAGTTTTATAAAAGCTATCCAAAACTTACTTAGCGAATTAAAAAAGAGAAAAGGATTGTGGTTTACAATCTTAAGTGTTTTGTCTATATTTGGAATCTCCCTTTCTATGTATTTACTCACAACAATGACAGCTAAAATCGCTGAAGAAGTTTATGCTAATATGTCAATAAATTATAAAAGTAATTTAGAATATAAGTTTGAGGATAAACAAAAAGAGTTTAGAAAAATTGTTTTAGGATTAAAAGCAAATGATTATTTTAAAAATAATTTAAGTAACAAACAAGTTATAGATTCAATTATTGATGTTTATAATAAAAGTCTAATAGAATCAGGTTTTGATACTATTTCTATGACTTTTTATCCAACAGTTTATCAAACAAGTCAACATCGTACTATTATAAATAGTGTAATAAATAGAAAAATTACATCATTTGGTATTGAAGTTTTACCAGATGGTCCAAACATAGTTTATATTGAACCTATTATGTCAGGAGAAAATGTATTAGGTGTTCTTGAAGTAAAAGAGAGTTTAGTAAATTTAAAAAAAGATTTAGAAAGAGATAAACACAGTATATTTTTAGTATTAATACAAGAAAAAATGATGTCTCAGTTAGCAATTGATGCTAAAAATGGTAGATATCGTCCTGTTGTAGATGATTTAAGAGTAGAAGAACAAAAATATGATGGCTCATTTTTCGCAAATATTATAGAAGAGGGAATAGAAGGCTTTAAAGAGCTAAAAGCTAAAGGTTATGTTGTTAATAAAGAGTATTTCAAAACATATAATGAAATGGTAGATGTAAATGGTGTTACTATTGGATATATCTTACTTGGAGAGAAAGTTAAAGGTAATGATGGTTTTGTAAATATTGTTGATAATATGACTAAATCAGTTACGATGATAGCATTAGGTTTAGTAATATCAATATTATTATTTATGTTTTAAAGGGCAATAATGAGAAGAGTTAAAATATTAAAAATCTTTTTTATTGTATTACTATTTATAACATTTATTTTATATGCAAATTTTTCTTTAATAAAAACATTTTTTCTTGCAACATTAACATTTAATGTTCCTATTATTACTATTTTTGTTCTTGCTTTAATGGTAATTTATCAATCAGCAATAAAATTAACAATGTTAGCTGGTACTTTTGGAATTTTGGCATATAAATCAGGAAAAAGTTTAGAATTCTATTTAGAAGGAATTAGTAAAATTATGCCAGCAAGTATTGCTCATATGTTTCAAAGAAGAGCAAAAAAAGGTGTAATACATTTTTCTGAACAAGAAGCAAAAGATGTAACGGAATGGTTAGAAAATCAATTCTTTAAAGAAAAAGGATATACAGCTTTTTTCGTGGGAACTTCATTAACACTTGGATTACTTGGAACTTTTGCTGGATTATTAGTTTCAATTGATGAAATGGGAAAAATTATTTTGTCTTTTGGTGGAGATAATATAGATATGGGTGAGATAATGACAGGATTCTCTGGTCCTTTAAGTGGTATGGCCATTGGATTTGCTTCTTCTTTATTTGGTGTTGCTTCTGCAATTATATTGAATCTTATGCAATATATTTTAACAAAAAGTCAAGCAGCTTTTTTAGAAGATGTACAAGATTGGATAAAAGGAAGAATTGTTGAAACACAAGCAATAGACACTATTGAAGAAATGGGTGATATTAAAGGCTTTAATAAAAGTGGTGCAAATAATATGCAAGCTGCTGGATTTATAGATATTTTTGTGGATACAATAAGTGATTTTACTGACCGAATGGAACATTCAAATCAAGTATCTCAAGATATGTTTATGAAAATTGCTAATAAATTAGAACAAACAGTAAGTAAAGCAGACAATGAGTCAATTTTATTAAAAAACTTAATTGAAGTAATGAAAGAATCTAATGTTAATCAATATTCTAGTTCAAAACTTATTGAAGAATCTTTGCAAGAAATTTCAACAGTAATTTTATCAGAGCATAAAACTATTAAGAAAAGTTTACTATTACAAGAAGAAAATAATAAATTACTTATTCAGTTAGTTAAAAGTTTAGAAAAAGAAAATAATTTAGAAAGTAAGAGATAATATATGGCTTGTAAGTTTGAAGAAGAATTTAATCCTTGGCCATCATTCGTGGATATTTTCTCTTCGGTTATTTTAGTATTATTATTGTTTTTATTAGTTGTTCTTGCAAATTTAGGATATTATGCACAATTTAAATATAAAGTATCATTTACAGGTTCAGTTTCGTCTAGTGAATTAATTTCAAATACAACTAATCCACCTGCTGTAAGTACAACTAATCCAAATTCAGACCTTAATATACAAATTATAAATGAACAAAAGCAGATGATTTTAGCTCTTCAACATCAAATTGCATCCCAAGATACTTCAATCAAATCGGCTAAAGGAACGGATGAAATAGAATCTTCTGGTATAAATGTCGCAGATAAAAAAGAGGATTCAACAAAAATACAAAAAATCCTTTCTACGGATGAATATTTAGTAATAACATATAAAGCAGATGAGTTTTTTGTTGATGATGTTGCTTCTAAACAAATAAAAGATTTTTTAAACAAAGCAAAAAATAAATATTCTAATCATCAAGTTAATATTTATTCATCAGATATAAAAGATCAATTAAGTGCAACTATTTCTAAACAAATTTCATTAGCAAGAACAATGAGTGTTAGAAATTTAATAAGAAAATTTGGTTATGAAAAGAAAGATATAAAAATTGATTTAACAAGTAATCCCGAATTAAAAGAATCTGTAGATGCCACAAATGGCTATTTAGTAATTAAAATAGTAAAGTAGAAAATAAATGAAAAAACAATTGATATTTTTGATATTTTTAAGTGTTATTTTAAATGCTAATGAAGAAAAAATAATTGATGAAAATCCAAGTATTTCAGTATATCTTGATGAAAATCCAAGTAACTCTAAAATAGAAAAAATGAATGACAGTTTTGGTAGGTATGAGAGAGATTTTAATGTAGATATGACTAAATATAAAAAAGTATCATTAATGGATGTTGTTCTTGAAACAGTATCAAATAGTGATTTATTAAAAGCAGCAAGAGAACAAGTAATTCAAAGCGAAATTAAGTTAAAAGATTCTGTTGCTGGATATTATCCAACTTTGAATTTTGAAGCTGAAAATGGAAGAACACAAGCAACTAACGTAGATAGTGGAACAAAAGATACAAAATTCTTTAGATATTATAATGATAGAAATTATAAATTTATTTTAAGTCAAAATATTTATTCTGGTGGAGAAACTTCTAATACAATTAAAAGTTTAGAAAAAAAATTAAATGTAGAAAAAAATCAATATCAAATTGTTTTACAAGAACAAATTACAAAAGCAATAAAAGCATATTTTGATGTAGTATTTTCATATAGAACGGTTTTAGCTAGTGAAAGTAATATGGAGAATTTAAATAGGATTTTAGAAATTGTAACAATAAAATATGATAATGGTGCAGCAACAATTGGCGATTTAACAGCAATAAAAGCAAATGTTTCAAATGCACAAACACAACTTACTAAAGTAAAATCTAAACTTACTGAATCAATTCGGTATTATGAATATATTGTAGGTCAGAATTATATTCAAACCCTTCCTTATGAGAAAAATTTTAATATTAATGTTTCAACTTTTGATTTATTATATGAAAGAGGGATCAAAAGAAATAGTATGATTTTAAATTATTATGAATCTCTTGAAGCCGAAAAATTTAATTTAAAATCAAAAAGATCAAGCTTTGCTCCTAAACTAGATTTTGAAGTTTCATTGGATAATGTAATGGATAAAGAAGATTACGAAGAAAGAGAACAAGAATTTAATGCACTTTTTAGACTAACTTTTAATTTATATAATGGTGGAAAAGATGAAAATAAAATTTTAAGTGCTTTTAGTGTTATTAGAGAACTAAATTTTAAATTAGATGAAGAAAAGAAAAAATTAAAATGGAATATTTCTAAATTATTCACATCAATACAATCTACAAATGAATCTTTAAAAAGTAATATTTCTGAAGTTATTTCACTGAGAAAAATGGTTGATGCTTATTGGGAAGAGTTCAATTTAGGACAACAAGATTTACAATCTTTATTGCAAGGACATAAACAACTAAATTCAGCAGAAATTGAGTTGATAAAATATGAAAATAGTAATATTACTGATTTCTTTACATTATTAGGATATACAGGAGATTTATTAGCCTTTTTTGATATGGATCCTGAACATCCGAAATTTATTGATTTTACAAAAAGCAATTACACACAAGATGTATATATTGATGATAAATTTTTAACAGAAAAAGAAAAATTAGAAAGAGAAGAACAAAGAAAAAAAGAAGAAGAATTACGAAATTCATTTGCAAATAAAGCTATTAAAGATGAGAATATAAATGATTTTACAAAAAGATTTTTAATAACAGATGACAATTTTTATACTATTGAAATAGGAACATTTAATAATCAAAAAGATGCAATAGATTTTATAAAAAATAAAGAATTAGATAAAAATTCTTTTTCTTATGATTCTATAGAAAATTCAAAAGTTAGTTCTAAAATTGCACATGGAGTTTTTGAAAATATTGAAATGGCAAAAGCTGAAATAGATAAGTTATCAAAAAATAACAGCCAAAAAACTCTTGTTATAAAAAAAGTGAAAGATATTAAAAAATCATATAATGATTATATGGTTGGATTAAAAGTACAAACACCTGCTCCTGAGATTAAAGTTGTTGAAAAAATTAATACTATTGAAAAAATCAAACAAGAGAAAAAAATAGAAGAGTTCCAATTTAATGAAACAATAAAAAATACTTTTATAAATTCAAATCCAGAAGCTTATACTATTAATGTAACATCATTTAATAATAAAAAAGAACTAGAAAAAATTCTAACTGAAAATCCAAATTTATATGAAAATTCTTTTTCATATAATTATTCAAATGGTACAAACTTAATTAGATGGAATTATGGAATTTATAATACATACGAAGAAGCACAAAAAGCAATTGAAGAATTGAATAAAATAGGTGCTCCTTATTATCCTGTTATTCAGAAAGTTTCAAAAGAGCAAGAATTGTATAATTTAAATATAACACAAAATACAAATGAACCAAAAAAAGAACCAGAATTTGAATACATAAATGAAACTTCTAAAATGGAATATAAAGAGCCTACACAAGAAGAAACAGAAAAAAAAATAGACTCAAATTCTGTAAAAGAAAAATTTCTACTTTTGGAAAAAGTTAAATAATGCTAAAAAAAATTAAATTTAGAATAATAAAAAATATCACGATATTAATATTAATATTTGTTGGTTTTTTATTTTTATTCTTTTGGACATTTTTTTTAGATTTTAAAGAAAAAGCTTTTATAAATGCCAAAAATAATATTGAATTAAATGTTGATAAATATACTGATAAACTCGAAAGTAAAATTATTTTATTTGATAAAATATCTGTAAATCAATATATTAAAGATATTAAAAATACTAATTTTATAAGTAATGTAAAAATTAAATACAATAAAATTTTGTTTAATAAAGAAGCTTTGATTTTCCAAACTGATGGTTTTAATGATACTTCATGGAACCTATCAGATGTAACAACAGATATAAGATTTGGAGAAATTCAAAAAATACAAGGAACATCTTTTTTTGAATTTATACCAGCAAATGATTTTAATTCAAATGAAAATTTAATAATCAAATTTCAATTATTCAAAAATAATGAGATTAAAAATTTTATAGTTTCACTTAATTCAAATTTAGTAGATAATAAAGATATTGAAGAAAAACATGAACCATTCTATAGTATTTATGAATACTTCTATAATTTAAAATTAGATAATGTAATAACAAAAGAGCTAACAATTGCTTATATAAACTATGCAACAATAGAATATACTATTGATGATTATAATTTAAAAAAAGAGATTTATGATTTTTCAAATAAATTATTTATGTTTATAATAATCTTGTTTTTTCTAATAGTAATATTAATAGTTTATTATAATAAGTATATAGAAAATAAATATATAACTGAACCAATTAATTATCTTGAAAATCTTGTTTTGGATATGTTAAATAACAAATTCTCAAATATAGACAATAAAATTCTTAATGAAAATCATGAGTATAAAAATTTGTTAGCAAATATATCAAAATTATCAAACAGAGTAGCATCTTTAGTAAATGAATTAAATATTAATAGAGAATCTATGGAAAGAAATTTATTAACTGATAATTTAACAGGATTATATGATAAAAAGATGTTTGATATTGATATGAAAAGTATTTTTGTATCATCTTTTGAAGGTTATATCTTTTTATTAAAAATTGCTAAACTGAATCAAATAGAGAGTTTAAATGGCACAGTAAAAACTGATGATTTTATTTTGTCTTATGTAAATATTATAAATAATATTATTTATTCATACCAAAATGACAAAATGTCTTTTTATAGATTTCATGGAGCAGAATTTATAATTTTAGCAAAAGATATGAATTATTTAGAAGCAGTTGATTTTTCAAATAGAGTGATTAATGGATTGCTTACTGAAATATCGAGAAATTATAAATTACCTGATAATATATTCCATATTGGTGGAACTCCAATTGATAAATATGGAACAATAGATTCAATTTTAAATTTAGTAAATGGGGCATATAAAGAAGCTGTTTTAAGAGATGAAAATGGTTATGAAATTATTGAAAAAAATAAAATTTCTGAAGAAGTAGAAAAAACAGAAAAAAAAGTTAAATATATAATTGAAAATAATTATTTTGATATATCGTTTGCTTTTGATAGTTATTCATTTGAAGATGAATTATTAATGAGAGAATTAAAACCAATACTAAAAGATGAAGATGGTAATATTTTGCCAATAGGTTCATTTATTGCAATTAGCGAGAAGCTAAATTTAAATAAGAATTTTGACGAACAAGTAATCTTAAAAGCTTTTGAATATATTGAGAATAATAAAATCGAGTATAAAATTGCAATAAATTTATCAATCAAAACAATATCAGATGATGAATTTATAGAATTTTTAAATAGATTAGTAGATGAAAATAAAAATGTTGTAAAAAATATTT from Arcobacter suis CECT 7833 encodes:
- a CDS encoding TolC family protein yields the protein MKKQLIFLIFLSVILNANEEKIIDENPSISVYLDENPSNSKIEKMNDSFGRYERDFNVDMTKYKKVSLMDVVLETVSNSDLLKAAREQVIQSEIKLKDSVAGYYPTLNFEAENGRTQATNVDSGTKDTKFFRYYNDRNYKFILSQNIYSGGETSNTIKSLEKKLNVEKNQYQIVLQEQITKAIKAYFDVVFSYRTVLASESNMENLNRILEIVTIKYDNGAATIGDLTAIKANVSNAQTQLTKVKSKLTESIRYYEYIVGQNYIQTLPYEKNFNINVSTFDLLYERGIKRNSMILNYYESLEAEKFNLKSKRSSFAPKLDFEVSLDNVMDKEDYEEREQEFNALFRLTFNLYNGGKDENKILSAFSVIRELNFKLDEEKKKLKWNISKLFTSIQSTNESLKSNISEVISLRKMVDAYWEEFNLGQQDLQSLLQGHKQLNSAEIELIKYENSNITDFFTLLGYTGDLLAFFDMDPEHPKFIDFTKSNYTQDVYIDDKFLTEKEKLEREEQRKKEEELRNSFANKAIKDENINDFTKRFLITDDNFYTIEIGTFNNQKDAIDFIKNKELDKNSFSYDSIENSKVSSKIAHGVFENIEMAKAEIDKLSKNNSQKTLVIKKVKDIKKSYNDYMVGLKVQTPAPEIKVVEKINTIEKIKQEKKIEEFQFNETIKNTFINSNPEAYTINVTSFNNKKELEKILTENPNLYENSFSYNYSNGTNLIRWNYGIYNTYEEAQKAIEELNKIGAPYYPVIQKVSKEQELYNLNITQNTNEPKKEPEFEYINETSKMEYKEPTQEETEKKIDSNSVKEKFLLLEKVK
- a CDS encoding EAL domain-containing protein, producing MLKKIKFRIIKNITILILIFVGFLFLFFWTFFLDFKEKAFINAKNNIELNVDKYTDKLESKIILFDKISVNQYIKDIKNTNFISNVKIKYNKILFNKEALIFQTDGFNDTSWNLSDVTTDIRFGEIQKIQGTSFFEFIPANDFNSNENLIIKFQLFKNNEIKNFIVSLNSNLVDNKDIEEKHEPFYSIYEYFYNLKLDNVITKELTIAYINYATIEYTIDDYNLKKEIYDFSNKLFMFIIILFFLIVILIVYYNKYIENKYITEPINYLENLVLDMLNNKFSNIDNKILNENHEYKNLLANISKLSNRVASLVNELNINRESMERNLLTDNLTGLYDKKMFDIDMKSIFVSSFEGYIFLLKIAKLNQIESLNGTVKTDDFILSYVNIINNIIYSYQNDKMSFYRFHGAEFIILAKDMNYLEAVDFSNRVINGLLTEISRNYKLPDNIFHIGGTPIDKYGTIDSILNLVNGAYKEAVLRDENGYEIIEKNKISEEVEKTEKKVKYIIENNYFDISFAFDSYSFEDELLMRELKPILKDEDGNILPIGSFIAISEKLNLNKNFDEQVILKAFEYIENNKIEYKIAINLSIKTISDDEFIEFLNRLVDENKNVVKNILFSITSYTASVYKKQFVEFVKQLNKLNFEILIKRFKTKEYPLEELSEININYIKIDKDLTQNIHNDLIKKHRIKNIIVYAEVNEIKIIVENVESDQDYKFLSRLDLYAVNR